The Chryseolinea soli genome contains a region encoding:
- a CDS encoding T9SS type A sorting domain-containing protein gives MKTFLLSAWLLLLSTTCALCAVTVTFKVNGLTSFDVPLPNGSSNMSYTIDMSKPHTQAIGDGWIYLYVKPANGTAVRLTLGEFVPASSWNPSGSNDIFSGSYVFGIMPGQLDYKNGVVYAQFEENTTGINTKSADVTARIPVYENIITAPSKTLFEGAGDPGAITGNLPKGGTGSYTYQWESSTTSSSSGYSNISGATSMSYDPPSFSAPTTTTTTYYRRKATSGGVTANSNVVSITKSPAPLANNTISYAGTATFTDSGDPTTISGSTPSGGSGSFVYQWQWANLANPSGFTDIAGATGQHYDPPAVSITQYFRRKVTSGGSSSFSNVITITIQRAGTTMANPIDLGNFNMCSYYSAMSYNFPEYGYGNEYGNQTDDVFHKFNLTAEAKVSIMNCKQDGVSGTIALLNASGNVVPYSAFLFSCDVGVELVYFLQPGVYYVVSEGNGGFDDTNYLPLAISAVPIFTTSSDVTIAAGNSTTLQAFGTGVTYAWSPATGLSSTTGASVVASPIVTTTYMVRAISPNGCDDFKYITVNVTGSPGSTFANPLAVNVGGCGYTSPFLDPTGYGNDYGGPSEDIYFKFTLASASEVSMWIWTGQNNLHLVLLNSAGTFVDEQYYSWVDSGDDAGTYVLVLTDGTPLKPTLAAGTYYLVVEGSNGNLPFGVVIETPTGYSCRKATQQTKESLHGGTQPATVASAETAGTLIEPETEESDATVYPNPVKDLVTLSFKQDGPATVHFMTSSGMSVKQATTEGKSPTINVSDLPTGLYLLKIVQGYSVYRKKLLIEK, from the coding sequence ATGAAAACATTTTTACTGTCTGCGTGGTTGTTGTTGCTTTCAACAACCTGCGCTTTGTGTGCGGTGACCGTTACTTTTAAAGTAAACGGTTTAACAAGTTTTGATGTACCCCTGCCGAATGGATCGAGTAATATGTCTTATACCATCGATATGTCGAAGCCGCATACGCAGGCGATCGGCGATGGTTGGATTTATCTTTACGTCAAACCAGCCAATGGCACGGCCGTACGCCTTACCCTTGGGGAATTCGTTCCAGCCAGTTCCTGGAACCCGTCGGGGTCCAACGATATTTTCAGCGGCAGCTATGTTTTTGGTATCATGCCGGGCCAGCTCGACTACAAGAACGGCGTCGTCTATGCGCAGTTCGAGGAGAATACAACCGGAATTAATACCAAAAGCGCCGATGTTACGGCGCGTATTCCGGTGTATGAGAATATCATTACCGCGCCTTCCAAAACACTGTTTGAAGGTGCTGGCGACCCCGGCGCGATTACTGGCAATTTGCCAAAGGGCGGCACGGGCTCGTACACCTACCAGTGGGAGTCCAGCACTACCAGCTCATCCTCCGGGTACAGCAATATTTCGGGGGCTACCAGCATGAGCTACGATCCACCGAGTTTTAGCGCGCCCACCACGACGACCACCACCTACTACCGCCGCAAGGCTACCTCTGGAGGCGTCACGGCCAACAGCAACGTTGTGTCCATTACCAAATCGCCAGCACCGCTTGCCAACAACACCATCTCCTACGCGGGGACGGCCACGTTTACTGACTCGGGCGACCCTACCACCATAAGCGGCTCCACACCCAGCGGTGGCAGCGGGAGCTTTGTATACCAATGGCAGTGGGCCAACCTGGCCAACCCATCGGGTTTTACGGACATAGCGGGCGCTACCGGCCAACACTATGATCCGCCTGCCGTTTCGATCACCCAGTATTTCAGACGCAAGGTCACCTCGGGTGGCTCGTCAAGCTTTAGCAATGTGATCACCATCACCATTCAGCGCGCGGGCACGACGATGGCCAACCCGATCGACCTCGGCAATTTCAATATGTGCAGCTACTACAGCGCCATGTCGTACAACTTTCCCGAATACGGCTACGGCAACGAGTATGGCAACCAAACCGACGACGTGTTTCACAAGTTCAATCTCACCGCCGAGGCAAAAGTGTCGATCATGAACTGCAAGCAGGACGGTGTGTCGGGCACCATCGCGCTGTTGAATGCTTCCGGTAATGTGGTGCCATACAGCGCGTTTTTGTTCTCGTGCGATGTAGGCGTTGAACTTGTCTACTTCCTTCAGCCGGGTGTCTACTATGTAGTGAGCGAAGGCAATGGCGGCTTTGATGACACGAACTATTTACCACTGGCGATCAGCGCGGTTCCGATCTTTACAACGTCATCGGATGTGACCATCGCGGCAGGCAACTCAACCACGTTGCAGGCGTTTGGCACTGGCGTCACCTACGCATGGTCGCCGGCAACAGGGCTAAGCTCAACCACGGGTGCGAGCGTCGTAGCCTCCCCTATCGTAACCACAACCTATATGGTGAGGGCCATCTCGCCCAACGGCTGCGACGATTTTAAATACATTACCGTCAACGTAACAGGATCGCCCGGCAGCACGTTTGCCAACCCCCTGGCTGTTAACGTCGGAGGTTGCGGCTATACTTCACCGTTCCTTGACCCTACAGGTTACGGAAACGACTACGGCGGACCGTCTGAAGATATCTATTTCAAATTCACGTTGGCCAGCGCGTCGGAGGTTTCCATGTGGATCTGGACCGGACAAAATAATTTACACCTTGTGCTGTTGAACAGCGCGGGAACGTTCGTGGACGAGCAATACTATTCATGGGTCGACTCCGGCGATGACGCTGGAACGTACGTTCTCGTGTTAACCGACGGCACCCCGCTGAAACCCACGCTGGCGGCCGGCACATATTACCTGGTGGTCGAAGGATCAAATGGCAATTTGCCCTTTGGCGTTGTCATCGAAACACCCACCGGCTACAGTTGCCGCAAGGCTACCCAGCAAACCAAGGAATCGCTCCACGGTGGAACACAACCGGCGACCGTGGCATCCGCCGAAACGGCCGGCACACTGATCGAGCCGGAGACAGAAGAATCGGACGCTACCGTCTACCCCAACCCTGTAAAAGATCTTGTAACACTTTCTTTTAAGCAAGACGGACCCGCCACGGTTCATTTCATGACCAGCAGCGGCATGAGCGTGAAGCAGGCAACCACGGAGGGAAAATCGCCGACGATAAACGTAAGCGACCTGCCCACAGGTTTGTATCTGTTGAAGATCGTTCAAGGCTATTCCGTGTATCGCAAAAAGCTATTGATTGAAAAGTAA
- a CDS encoding WG repeat-containing protein, whose product MKTFPLLLALLWIPFSVMAQDYLVRFKKNGKYGYKNEKDQIIIPAKYDFSSDFYGKLTPVKLNHTWGFINKKGVLVTPLKYDSADDYFPSTDRAWVLYKGKAGMIDGTGKEVIPTKYDALGHAFGYGVDYIRNNKKYGLISKDGVELASPQYDSMTVDYAWRENRIGVRLNGKWGFIDLEGNLKVPCRYDAVEEFQEGHALVTLNTKKGFVNREGVEIIPPVYDEATTFYRYAAAVKRDGKWGFVNEKGEVLGKIEYQSVGEFRFDKFAAVELDGHWGMVDTEGNVVVPLRFSSVKIVFTDDQKNVFVATRLGGRWGVVDTKGNTIAQQKYDEIYLDYDKIAFKLDGKQGYIDKDGKEVWR is encoded by the coding sequence ATGAAAACATTCCCGTTGCTGCTCGCGTTGTTGTGGATACCCTTTTCGGTGATGGCGCAAGATTACCTGGTCCGGTTTAAGAAGAATGGAAAATATGGATACAAAAATGAAAAGGATCAAATCATTATCCCCGCCAAATACGATTTCTCCAGCGACTTTTATGGAAAATTAACGCCGGTCAAATTGAATCATACGTGGGGATTCATTAACAAAAAAGGAGTCCTGGTAACGCCTTTAAAATATGATTCCGCAGACGACTACTTTCCCAGCACAGACAGGGCCTGGGTGCTGTACAAAGGCAAAGCCGGAATGATCGACGGCACGGGAAAGGAAGTTATTCCGACAAAGTATGATGCCTTGGGCCATGCGTTCGGCTACGGCGTAGATTATATACGAAACAACAAAAAGTATGGCCTCATCTCCAAAGATGGCGTGGAACTCGCGTCACCCCAATATGACTCCATGACCGTGGATTATGCGTGGAGGGAAAACAGGATCGGTGTAAGACTAAATGGAAAATGGGGATTTATAGACCTCGAAGGAAATCTAAAGGTACCGTGCCGGTATGATGCGGTCGAAGAATTCCAGGAAGGTCATGCCTTAGTGACCCTGAACACAAAAAAGGGATTTGTCAATCGCGAGGGCGTGGAAATTATCCCTCCGGTTTATGATGAAGCGACCACCTTCTACCGCTATGCGGCCGCCGTGAAACGCGATGGCAAATGGGGATTTGTCAATGAAAAGGGAGAAGTGCTTGGCAAAATCGAGTATCAATCCGTTGGTGAATTCAGATTTGACAAATTTGCAGCCGTAGAATTGGATGGCCATTGGGGTATGGTGGACACGGAGGGAAATGTGGTAGTCCCACTCCGATTTAGTAGCGTAAAAATTGTGTTTACCGATGACCAGAAAAATGTCTTTGTCGCCACCCGGCTCGGCGGCCGATGGGGCGTCGTGGACACAAAAGGAAACACGATCGCTCAACAAAAGTATGACGAGATCTACCTCGACTACGATAAGATTGCGTTTAAGCTAGACGGGAAACAAGGTTATATTGATAAGGACGGAAAAGAAGTGTGGCGATAG
- a CDS encoding metallophosphoesterase — MNKSLPSQTLLLLLFLASCASYKRQYSKEARQWKNATPSPNLVLKHTMYLLGDAGNATEPGSGGVIKYLKSKLGSASINSSVLFLGDNIYEYGMPPKEEQAKRADAEQRILAQLQMLDDFKGRPVFVPGNHDWRGWGQSGLHSQENFVESYLNTHRGVKDKDDWENYFLPDDGCSGPEAIELNDNVVILVVDSQWWLGDSDVEPKMNDGCAARNKASFRFIFENMVRKYRNQNLIIALHHPPYTYGPHGGGFTVKQHLFPLTDINPKWWVPLPGIGSLAAFFRASIGSKQDLAHQDYKELRTALLASANKNGSFIFASGHEHALQYIDRDGQQFIVSGSASKTSPVDLGRGSEFASGALGYSTLSFYEGGETWVQFYEVNAEGTTETLVFQKKIKDNLPLANEVLQTSFPEYDQHQDSTTQAVTSNSVKPIGGFHKFFLGAHHRDLYLEQYKFPVLDMNTFKGGVTPVKQGGGNQTNSLRVQDANGRDYAFRGMTKDATRFMPYPFNKMVAAKYLVEDNFLATHPFAPLAVPYLADAIDVYHANPRLYYIPAQPRLGVYNRLFGGGMHLVEERASGKHWKEAPFFGSPDKIVSTPDMVDNLLKDSKYQVDEEWAVRTRLLDFLLGDWDRHDDQWTWASFDQEDGSKLYRPIPRDRDQAFSAYDGLVSAMARQTLPFLRQLQSYGPEINSMKWTTWSARLFDRTFLNELSWAQWEAQVKFIQEHLTDEVIEGAFRDWPQKARELSAPGIITSLKTRRNDLMKIARTHYEFLGQKVDVIGTEERERFEVERIDSDHTKVTAYEINKKGEIKRQFYQRTFENDVTPEIDVYGNGDDDDFVVKGDVSKGIRVRLIGGLGNDEFTDESRVARGSRKTFVYDDLRKNTLHAGPETRDKRTDVARFNIYDRRGYDSEYDIAIPFPIIGFNPDDQLLFGGTMNLVKHGFKKIPYASLQRMGASFATGTLAFKANYEGDFLNVVKNWDFYLDAQYHGPSFAFNFAGLGNETQRPVNNPNFYRVRQGLIRLYPAIKKRFAGVGGYFTLGPTFTASNIQNTAGRYIRIYGQGENAEIFDRKYFAGAELGFHYNNVDNLFAPHAGVRFNTTLSWMDNIKDSKSFTSLRSQLAVFKAIDRKENLIIGTQIGYGQNFGKGYEFFQMPTLGGSLGLRGYRTERFYGDIAYWQSTDVRWRISSSVNRILPFTLGMFGGFDYGRVWLIGESSEAWHNSYGGGLWVAPVDALVFSLGVFMPKEEHEESPRGVFRVGFSF; from the coding sequence ATGAACAAAAGTCTACCCTCCCAAACGCTTTTACTCCTGTTGTTCCTGGCCTCCTGCGCATCCTATAAACGACAATATTCAAAGGAAGCGCGGCAATGGAAAAACGCAACTCCATCTCCCAATCTGGTACTCAAACATACCATGTACTTGCTTGGCGATGCCGGAAACGCAACAGAACCCGGCAGCGGGGGAGTTATCAAATACCTGAAGTCCAAACTCGGGTCGGCATCCATCAATAGCTCCGTTTTGTTTCTGGGCGACAACATTTATGAATACGGGATGCCGCCCAAGGAAGAGCAGGCAAAACGCGCCGATGCGGAACAACGCATCCTCGCCCAACTGCAGATGCTCGACGATTTTAAAGGACGCCCCGTTTTTGTCCCTGGAAATCACGACTGGCGCGGCTGGGGTCAGAGCGGGTTGCATAGCCAGGAGAATTTTGTGGAATCCTATCTCAACACCCATCGTGGCGTGAAGGACAAAGACGATTGGGAAAACTATTTCCTGCCCGACGATGGCTGCTCGGGTCCCGAAGCGATAGAACTGAACGACAACGTCGTGATCCTGGTGGTCGATTCGCAATGGTGGTTGGGAGATTCTGATGTGGAACCAAAAATGAATGATGGATGTGCGGCCCGTAACAAGGCGAGCTTCCGTTTTATTTTTGAAAACATGGTGCGTAAATACCGTAACCAGAATTTGATCATCGCCCTGCACCACCCGCCCTACACGTACGGCCCGCATGGTGGTGGGTTTACGGTGAAGCAACACTTGTTTCCACTCACCGACATCAATCCCAAGTGGTGGGTACCCCTTCCGGGCATCGGCAGTTTAGCCGCCTTTTTCAGAGCCAGTATCGGATCGAAGCAAGATCTTGCGCACCAGGACTACAAAGAACTCCGCACGGCACTATTGGCCAGCGCGAATAAAAATGGAAGCTTCATCTTTGCCAGCGGTCATGAACACGCCTTGCAATATATCGACCGCGACGGTCAGCAGTTTATTGTCAGCGGAAGTGCATCAAAGACCAGTCCGGTCGATCTGGGTCGGGGTTCAGAATTTGCATCGGGTGCTCTGGGCTATAGTACGCTTTCGTTCTACGAAGGAGGGGAGACGTGGGTGCAGTTTTATGAGGTGAATGCAGAAGGGACAACGGAGACACTGGTGTTCCAGAAAAAAATAAAAGATAACCTGCCGCTCGCCAACGAAGTGCTTCAGACGTCCTTTCCCGAATACGATCAGCACCAGGACTCTACGACGCAGGCCGTCACGAGCAATAGTGTGAAGCCGATTGGAGGGTTTCATAAATTCTTCCTCGGCGCCCACCACCGCGATCTTTATCTGGAGCAATATAAGTTTCCCGTGCTGGACATGAACACGTTTAAGGGGGGTGTCACGCCGGTCAAACAAGGAGGGGGCAATCAGACCAACTCTCTTCGCGTGCAAGATGCCAACGGCCGCGACTACGCGTTCCGTGGGATGACGAAGGACGCCACGCGTTTTATGCCCTATCCGTTTAATAAAATGGTGGCGGCCAAATACCTGGTAGAGGACAACTTCCTGGCAACACACCCCTTTGCACCGTTGGCGGTTCCCTACCTCGCGGATGCGATCGATGTTTATCACGCTAACCCGCGATTGTACTACATCCCAGCGCAGCCGCGACTGGGAGTTTATAACAGGCTCTTTGGCGGAGGCATGCACCTCGTGGAAGAGCGTGCTTCCGGAAAGCATTGGAAAGAAGCGCCCTTCTTTGGTTCGCCCGACAAGATCGTGAGCACGCCGGATATGGTCGACAATCTTTTGAAGGACAGCAAGTACCAGGTGGATGAAGAATGGGCGGTGCGCACCAGGCTACTCGACTTTCTCCTTGGCGATTGGGACCGGCACGATGATCAGTGGACCTGGGCGAGTTTCGATCAGGAGGATGGTTCAAAACTATACCGGCCCATTCCCCGCGACCGCGATCAGGCTTTTTCGGCCTATGACGGATTGGTTTCGGCCATGGCCCGGCAAACGCTGCCATTCCTTCGTCAACTTCAATCGTATGGCCCGGAGATCAACAGCATGAAATGGACGACGTGGAGCGCGCGGCTTTTTGACCGGACCTTTCTGAACGAGCTCAGTTGGGCGCAGTGGGAAGCGCAGGTGAAATTTATACAGGAACACCTCACGGATGAAGTCATCGAAGGTGCGTTCCGCGATTGGCCGCAAAAAGCACGTGAACTTTCGGCGCCGGGGATCATCACCAGCCTGAAGACCCGCCGCAACGACCTGATGAAAATCGCGCGGACACACTATGAGTTCCTGGGGCAAAAAGTTGATGTCATCGGCACGGAAGAACGGGAACGTTTTGAAGTGGAGCGCATTGACAGTGACCATACCAAAGTCACCGCCTATGAAATAAACAAGAAAGGGGAGATCAAACGGCAGTTCTATCAGCGAACCTTTGAGAACGACGTCACGCCCGAGATCGATGTGTATGGCAACGGCGACGACGATGACTTTGTGGTGAAAGGCGATGTGTCGAAGGGCATCCGCGTGCGGCTCATTGGTGGATTGGGGAACGATGAATTTACGGACGAGTCGCGTGTGGCACGCGGCAGCAGGAAGACCTTTGTGTATGACGACCTCCGCAAGAACACACTCCATGCAGGACCCGAGACCCGCGACAAACGGACCGATGTCGCCCGCTTTAATATTTATGACCGGCGCGGCTACGACAGCGAGTATGACATCGCCATACCGTTTCCCATCATCGGGTTTAACCCCGACGATCAGCTCTTGTTTGGAGGAACTATGAATTTGGTGAAGCACGGCTTTAAGAAGATTCCTTATGCGTCCCTTCAGCGTATGGGGGCTTCGTTTGCCACGGGAACGCTGGCCTTCAAGGCCAACTATGAGGGCGACTTCCTCAACGTGGTGAAGAACTGGGATTTCTATCTCGACGCGCAGTATCATGGACCCAGTTTTGCTTTCAACTTTGCCGGCCTTGGCAACGAAACGCAGCGGCCGGTAAACAATCCCAACTTCTACCGGGTGCGGCAAGGATTGATTCGCTTGTATCCGGCCATTAAGAAACGTTTTGCAGGCGTGGGTGGCTACTTCACCCTCGGCCCCACCTTTACGGCTTCGAATATTCAGAATACTGCCGGGCGTTATATCCGGATCTACGGTCAGGGAGAAAACGCAGAAATATTTGACCGGAAATATTTCGCCGGGGCCGAGCTTGGATTTCACTACAACAACGTCGACAATTTGTTTGCACCGCACGCCGGGGTCCGGTTCAACACGACCTTGAGTTGGATGGATAATATCAAGGATTCCAAAAGTTTTACGTCGCTGCGTTCACAGCTCGCCGTCTTCAAGGCTATCGACCGGAAGGAGAATCTGATCATCGGAACACAGATTGGTTATGGACAGAACTTCGGGAAGGGTTATGAATTCTTTCAGATGCCGACGCTTGGCGGATCGCTGGGCTTGCGGGGTTATCGCACCGAACGGTTCTATGGCGACATCGCCTACTGGCAAAGCACCGACGTTCGCTGGCGGATCAGCAGCAGTGTCAACCGGATCCTGCCGTTTACGCTGGGTATGTTTGGCGGCTTCGATTATGGCCGGGTATGGCTGATCGGCGAATCATCCGAAGCCTGGCATAACAGTTATGGCGGTGGGCTTTGGGTTGCGCCGGTAGATGCCTTGGTGTTTTCCTTAGGTGTGTTTATGCCAAAAGAGGAACACGAAGAATCTCCGCGAGGGGTGTTTCGGGTTGGATTTAGTTTTTGA
- a CDS encoding DUF6268 family outer membrane beta-barrel protein, whose amino-acid sequence MSPSKWITLRHTQAPGKAYRVDGSPTKTYTQEDFYFKMWIPVVNLSKFALLLGPQYRTEQLEFQSDGENPLRPLGGWNLRSMGLDVRSCLSVDSLAWLAFNANINQSGNLHDQPHDNVPINYTFSSVYLKRTAPNREIGFGFMLNKSFNRFTVLPVFMFNYNYSSKGGIEINLPYKIALRRNLSPTDILYVRAEAVTRAYWINNGTQPYAFRRTEADLGIAYNKQFTKLIGAEAFGGYRRNISTHLPGEVTAVRTSGFVFQLELYLRSPFQ is encoded by the coding sequence ATGAGTCCTTCCAAATGGATCACGCTTCGACATACACAGGCGCCGGGAAAGGCATACCGGGTTGACGGTTCCCCCACGAAGACGTATACGCAAGAGGATTTCTATTTCAAGATGTGGATCCCGGTGGTTAACCTGTCGAAGTTCGCGCTGCTACTGGGTCCGCAATACCGCACCGAGCAACTTGAATTTCAAAGCGACGGAGAGAACCCCCTCCGCCCTCTGGGAGGCTGGAACCTTCGCTCGATGGGACTTGATGTACGCTCGTGCCTTAGTGTCGATAGCCTCGCCTGGCTTGCCTTTAACGCTAACATCAACCAAAGCGGAAATCTTCATGATCAACCGCATGACAACGTTCCCATCAACTATACGTTCTCATCCGTCTATCTCAAGCGCACCGCTCCGAACCGGGAGATCGGTTTTGGCTTTATGTTGAATAAGAGCTTCAACCGTTTCACCGTCCTCCCGGTTTTTATGTTTAACTACAATTATTCATCGAAAGGTGGCATTGAAATAAATCTGCCCTACAAGATCGCCTTGCGACGGAATCTTTCACCCACGGATATTCTTTATGTCAGGGCCGAAGCCGTTACGCGCGCGTATTGGATCAACAACGGCACGCAGCCCTATGCGTTCAGAAGAACGGAGGCCGATTTGGGCATTGCCTACAACAAACAATTCACAAAGTTGATCGGTGCCGAAGCCTTTGGAGGCTATCGCCGCAACATCAGCACGCACCTGCCCGGCGAAGTGACCGCGGTAAGAACCTCCGGATTTGTATTCCAACTGGAACTCTATTTGAGGTCGCCGTTCCAATAA
- a CDS encoding AraC family transcriptional regulator: MWVFESEGRMPELDKKLIVPNANFKLAFGYRKGIVSHIGDQTFTLGENEIRLSGIIDSPVILDCQDDAPTGTIGVEFNPMGAYRFFHLSYADFKNQIVKLSDLIGNRAEDLQVRLAEAKSVTLKLQVLQDFLIRQLEKHAADPIYDYCINRIEDSKGLVTVAQLEKETGYSSRWLHTKFSEHLGTGPKNLSEIVRFRQFYQAFAAGSKLQYLKEQIYHHYHDQSHFLRAFKRFTGTTPTELQNSLNELGTKAYRA, from the coding sequence ATGTGGGTCTTTGAAAGCGAGGGGCGGATGCCTGAACTGGATAAAAAATTGATCGTCCCCAATGCTAATTTCAAGTTAGCGTTTGGTTATCGAAAGGGGATCGTGAGCCACATTGGTGATCAGACGTTCACGTTAGGTGAGAATGAGATCAGGTTGTCGGGGATAATCGATTCTCCTGTCATTCTGGATTGTCAGGACGATGCGCCGACGGGTACGATCGGCGTTGAATTCAACCCGATGGGCGCCTATCGTTTCTTTCATTTATCCTACGCCGATTTCAAAAACCAAATCGTAAAGTTGTCTGACCTCATCGGCAACCGCGCCGAAGATTTGCAGGTGAGGCTCGCGGAAGCAAAATCCGTGACCCTGAAATTGCAGGTTCTCCAGGATTTTCTGATCAGGCAATTGGAAAAACACGCGGCGGACCCCATCTATGATTATTGCATCAACCGGATAGAGGACTCCAAAGGTTTAGTCACCGTGGCCCAGCTTGAAAAGGAAACCGGCTATAGCTCCCGTTGGCTCCATACGAAATTCTCGGAGCACCTGGGCACTGGACCGAAAAATCTTTCCGAGATCGTCCGGTTCAGACAATTTTACCAGGCCTTCGCGGCCGGCAGTAAACTTCAATACCTGAAGGAACAAATTTACCATCACTACCACGACCAGTCCCATTTTCTCAGGGCATTCAAAAGGTTTACCGGCACAACCCCTACCGAACTTCAAAACAGCTTAAATGAGCTGGGCACCAAGGCTTACCGGGCCTGA
- a CDS encoding SRPBCC family protein, whose product MKGQSYSATIEVALSQKDVFTRMNDFTKWWTRHIEGQTAKLNDEFILRYGDAQGDIHYSKHKLIEVIPDKKVVSLVTESKINWIEKDKNEWTNTKMVFELTPKGDTTELKFTHEGLLPEKECYTECAKGWDTIIKQNLYAYLSEGKALSHDFKARIAAKISPDEAIKKISDIPAWWDVSFSGSAENQNDTFIVKMGGDSFFDFTVTELIPGKRVVWLVTDCHMPWYSDKKEWANTKLIFDLAENNGITHLTFTHEGLTPEVECFKDCEPGWTHWIKTSLFSYFTTGKGNFNRPYAKK is encoded by the coding sequence ATGAAAGGCCAAAGCTATTCGGCTACCATTGAAGTAGCATTATCGCAAAAAGATGTCTTCACGCGCATGAACGATTTCACAAAATGGTGGACCCGTCACATTGAAGGGCAGACCGCAAAACTGAATGATGAATTTATTCTCCGGTATGGAGACGCCCAGGGAGACATTCATTATTCAAAACATAAGTTGATCGAAGTTATTCCCGACAAGAAGGTCGTATCGCTGGTCACGGAGAGTAAAATCAACTGGATAGAAAAAGACAAGAACGAATGGACCAACACGAAGATGGTTTTTGAACTCACCCCGAAAGGCGACACGACCGAACTCAAGTTCACGCACGAAGGTCTTCTTCCGGAAAAAGAGTGTTATACCGAATGTGCCAAGGGCTGGGATACGATCATCAAGCAAAACCTGTATGCCTATTTGTCGGAGGGCAAAGCTCTGTCGCATGATTTTAAAGCCCGCATCGCTGCAAAGATCAGCCCGGACGAAGCCATCAAAAAGATCAGCGATATACCGGCGTGGTGGGATGTATCCTTTTCGGGAAGTGCCGAAAATCAAAATGATACGTTCATCGTAAAGATGGGCGGGGATTCCTTCTTCGACTTTACCGTCACAGAATTAATTCCCGGCAAAAGAGTGGTCTGGTTGGTGACCGATTGCCATATGCCCTGGTATTCGGATAAAAAAGAATGGGCCAACACCAAATTGATCTTCGATCTCGCCGAAAACAACGGCATCACCCACCTGACCTTCACACATGAGGGCCTCACACCGGAAGTGGAGTGTTTCAAAGACTGCGAACCCGGCTGGACCCATTGGATCAAAACAAGTTTGTTCTCCTATTTCACCACAGGAAAAGGTAATTTTAACCGCCCTTACGCCAAAAAATGA
- a CDS encoding SRPBCC family protein, with protein sequence MKDQSYTATIAIAHSPKDVFDHLKAVSKWWSGEDFEGKSASPGDEFTIRHGDVHYSKQKVVEVIPDRKIVWLVTDSRLTWLEKDQGEWTNTKMVFEITPKGDLTELNFTHECLVPEKECYSRCTQGWETVIKIAFAKAMATAGRPG encoded by the coding sequence ATGAAAGATCAGAGTTACACGGCAACGATCGCGATAGCACATTCCCCGAAAGATGTTTTCGATCATCTCAAAGCCGTTTCAAAATGGTGGAGCGGCGAAGACTTTGAAGGAAAGAGTGCATCGCCAGGCGATGAGTTTACCATCCGGCATGGAGACGTGCATTACTCAAAACAGAAAGTAGTGGAGGTCATCCCCGACCGGAAAATCGTGTGGCTTGTTACAGACAGCCGATTGACATGGCTCGAAAAAGATCAGGGCGAATGGACCAATACTAAAATGGTTTTTGAGATCACGCCTAAAGGTGACCTGACTGAACTCAACTTTACGCATGAATGCCTCGTTCCGGAAAAAGAATGTTACTCCAGGTGCACACAGGGTTGGGAGACGGTGATCAAGATCGCCTTCGCTAAAGCTATGGCGACCGCGGGTCGCCCGGGATGA
- a CDS encoding class I SAM-dependent methyltransferase: MNTDYSKKATNQQIRERFDKDTERFSNLETGQQTTIDAPLTMELCTEAAKYATPHATELLDIGCGAGNYTLKMLGKIPGLNCTLNDLSMPMLEKAKERVSPQTKGRVTVIQDDMRNLDLPDNHFDIILAAATLHHLRDDHDWELMFAKIYKALKPGGSFWISDFITHHSETITTLFEDKYSRYLETLGGPEYRQKVWDYVNYEDTPRSLNFQLALLAKVGFTKIDILHKHSCFAAFGAIK; this comes from the coding sequence ATGAACACGGACTATTCAAAAAAAGCGACCAACCAACAGATCCGGGAAAGATTTGACAAGGACACCGAACGTTTTTCCAATCTCGAGACCGGCCAGCAAACCACCATCGACGCGCCGCTCACCATGGAGCTGTGCACGGAGGCGGCAAAGTATGCTACCCCGCATGCAACGGAACTGCTGGACATCGGCTGCGGCGCCGGCAACTACACCCTGAAGATGTTAGGCAAGATCCCCGGCCTGAACTGCACGCTGAATGATCTGAGCATGCCGATGCTGGAGAAAGCAAAGGAGAGGGTCTCGCCACAAACAAAGGGCAGGGTTACCGTGATCCAGGACGACATGCGAAACCTGGACCTGCCGGACAATCACTTTGACATCATTCTCGCTGCGGCCACCCTGCACCACTTGCGCGATGACCATGACTGGGAATTGATGTTTGCCAAAATATATAAAGCACTCAAACCCGGAGGCAGCTTTTGGATTTCCGATTTCATCACACATCATTCCGAAACCATCACCACGTTATTTGAGGATAAGTATAGCCGCTACCTCGAGACGCTGGGAGGGCCGGAGTACCGTCAGAAAGTATGGGACTATGTAAATTATGAGGACACCCCACGCTCGCTGAACTTTCAGCTTGCTTTGCTGGCAAAAGTAGGATTCACCAAGATCGATATCTTACACAAGCACTCGTGCTTCGCCGCCTTTGGCGCAATAAAATAG